A genome region from Coprococcus phoceensis includes the following:
- the rho gene encoding transcription termination factor Rho has translation MREKYESLSLAALRDIAKARKLKGVSTMKKSELIELMLEQDEKDKAKEVKEEIKNEKAGVADIEQLDSGMVAHGIIEVLPDGYGFIRSDNYLPGENDVYVSPSQIRRFGLKTGDIISGNTRIKTQAEKFSALLYLTKINGVSPSEATKRANFEDMTPIFPNERLRLENGQSSTAMRIVDLLSPIGKGQRGMIVSPPKAGKTTLLKQVAQSVLKNNPEMHLLILLIDERPEEVTDIKEAITGENVEVIYSTFDELPEHHRRVSEMVIERAKRLVEHKKDVMILLDSITRLARAYNLTVPPSGRTLSGGLDPAALHMPKRIFGAARNMREGGSLTILATALVDTGSKMDDVIYEEFKGTGNMELVLDRKLQEKRVFPAIDIPKSGTRREDLLLSSEEQEAVYTMRKALNGMKPDEAVDNILNMFARTKNNEEFVQMVKKTKFL, from the coding sequence ATGAGAGAAAAGTATGAATCTCTGTCACTAGCAGCATTAAGAGATATTGCGAAAGCAAGAAAATTAAAAGGTGTCAGCACTATGAAGAAATCAGAGCTGATAGAACTGATGCTGGAACAGGACGAAAAAGATAAAGCAAAAGAAGTAAAAGAGGAGATTAAGAATGAAAAAGCCGGTGTGGCAGATATTGAGCAGCTTGACAGCGGCATGGTGGCGCACGGAATTATAGAGGTACTCCCGGATGGATATGGATTTATTCGAAGCGATAATTATCTTCCGGGAGAGAATGATGTGTATGTTTCCCCGTCTCAAATCCGCAGATTTGGCTTGAAGACTGGAGATATTATCTCCGGAAATACAAGGATTAAGACACAGGCAGAAAAATTCAGCGCCCTTTTGTATCTTACAAAGATTAATGGAGTTTCTCCGAGTGAGGCGACAAAAAGAGCGAATTTTGAAGATATGACACCGATTTTCCCGAATGAAAGACTGCGTCTTGAGAACGGACAGAGCAGTACGGCGATGAGGATTGTAGACCTGTTGTCGCCAATAGGAAAAGGACAACGTGGTATGATCGTGTCTCCGCCGAAAGCGGGTAAGACAACGCTGTTAAAGCAGGTGGCACAGTCTGTTTTGAAAAATAATCCGGAGATGCATTTGCTGATTCTTCTGATTGATGAGCGTCCGGAAGAAGTAACAGACATAAAAGAAGCAATCACAGGAGAGAATGTAGAAGTGATCTATTCTACATTTGACGAGCTGCCGGAACATCACAGACGTGTATCAGAGATGGTGATCGAGCGTGCAAAACGCCTGGTAGAGCATAAAAAAGATGTCATGATTCTGTTAGACAGTATTACAAGACTTGCAAGGGCATATAACCTTACTGTTCCACCGAGTGGAAGAACATTGTCGGGAGGTCTTGATCCGGCTGCGCTTCATATGCCAAAACGAATCTTTGGTGCGGCGAGAAATATGAGAGAAGGCGGAAGCCTTACCATTCTTGCCACAGCGCTTGTAGATACCGGAAGTAAGATGGATGATGTCATCTATGAAGAATTTAAAGGAACCGGTAACATGGAACTTGTATTAGATCGTAAATTACAGGAAAAACGAGTATTCCCTGCGATTGATATTCCAAAATCAGGGACAAGACGTGAGGATCTTCTGCTGTCTTCGGAGGAGCAGGAGGCGGTTTATACAATGCGAAAAGCGTTGAATGGAATGAAGCCGGATGAGGCAGTAGACAACATTTTGAACATGTTTGCACGTACAAAGAACAACGAAGAATTTGTTCAAATGGTAAAAAAGACGAAGTTTTTATAA